One window of Bos javanicus breed banteng chromosome 1, ARS-OSU_banteng_1.0, whole genome shotgun sequence genomic DNA carries:
- the DVL3 gene encoding segment polarity protein dishevelled homolog DVL-3 isoform X1: MGETKIIYHLDGQETPYLVKLPLPAERVTLADFKGVLQRPSYKFFFKSMDDDFGVVKEEISDDNAKLPCFNGRVVSWLVSAEGSHPEPAAFCADSPAELPPPMERTGGIGDSRPPSFHPHAGGGSQENLDNDTETDSLVSAQRERPRRRDGPEHTTRLNGTAKGERRREPGGYDSSSTLMSSELETTSFFDSDEDDSTSRFSSSTEQSSASRLMRRHKRRRRKQKVSRIERSSSFSSITDSTMSLNIITVTLNMEKYNFLGISIVGQSNERGDGGIYIGSIMKGGAVAADGRIEPGDMLLQVNEINFENMSNDDAVRVLREIVHKPGPITLTVAKCWDPSPRGCFTLPRSEPIRPIDPAAWVSHTAAMTGTFPAYGMSPSLSTITSTSSSITSSIPDTERLDDFHLSIHSDMAAIVKAMASPESGLEVRDRMWLKITIPNAFIGSDVVDWLYHNVEGFTDRREARKYASNLLKAGFIRHTVNKITFSEQCYYIFGDLCGNMANLSLHDHDGSSGASDQDTLAPLPHPGAAPWPMAFPYQYPPPPHPYNPHPGFPELGYSYGGGSASSQHSEGSRSSGSNRSGSDRRKEKDPKAGDSKSGGSGSESDHTTRSSLRGPRERAPSERSGPAASEHSHRSHHSLASSLRSHHTHPSYGPPGVPPLYGPPMLMMPPPPAAMGPPGAPPGRDLASVPPELTASRQSFRMAMGNPTKNFGLFDFL, from the exons ATGGGCGAGACCAAGATCATCTACCACCTGGACGGGCAGGAGACGCCGTACCTGGTGAAGCTGCCCCTGCCCGCCGAGCGCGTCACCTTGGCGGACTTTAAGGGCGTTCTGCAACGACCCAGCTATAAGTTCTTCTTCAAGTCTATGGACGACGATTTCGG AGTGGTGAAGGAGGAGATCTCGGACGACAATGCCAAGCTGCCCTGCTTCAATGGCCGGGTGGTGTCCTGG CTGGTGTCGGCTGAAGGCTCACACCCAGAACCAGCAGCCTTCTGTGCTGACAGCCCGGCAGAACTGCCACCGCCCATGGAGCGCACAGGAGGCATCGGCGACTCCCGGCCCCCATCCTTCCA CCCTCACGCTGGTGGGGGCAGCCAGGAGAACCTGGACAACGACACAGAGACTGACTCCTTGGTGTCTGCCCAGCGAGAGCGGCCACGCCGGAGGGATGGCCCAGAGCACA CAACCCGGCTGAATGGAACTGCCAAGGGGGAGCGGCGACGAGAGCCAGGGGGTTATGACAGCTCCTCCACCCTGATGAGCAGCGAGTTAGAGACCACCAGCTTCTTTGATTCAGATGAGGATGATTCCACCAGCAG GTTCAGCAGCTCCACAGAGCAGAGCAGCGCCTCACGCCTGATGAGAAGACACAAGCGGCGGCGGCGGAAGCAGAAGGTTTCCCGGATTGAGCGG TCTTCGTCCTTCAGCAGCATCACGGACTCCACCATGTCACTCAACATCATCACCGTCACTCTCAACATGG aaaagtataacttcTTGGGCATCTCCATCGTGGGCCAAAGCAACGAGCGTGGTGATGGAGGCATCTACATCGGCTCCATCATGAAGGGTGGGGCCGTGGCTGCTGATGGACGCATTGAGCCAGGAGACATGCTGTTACAG GTAAACGAGATCAACTTTGAGAACATGAGTAACGATGACGCAGTCCGAGTACTTCGGGAAATTGTGCACAAACCAGG GCCCATCACCTTGACTGTAGCCAAGTGCTGGGACCCAAGTCCACGTGGGTGCTTCACACTGCCCAGGA GTGAGCCCATCCGGCCCATTGACCCCGcggcctgggtctcccacactgcagccaTGACCGGCACCTTCCCTGCCTACGGCATGAGCCCTTCCCTGagcaccatcacctccaccagctcctccatcaccagctccatcCCTGACACAGAGC gcctaGACGACTTCCACCTGTCCATCCACAGTGACATGGCTGCCATAGTAAAAGCCATGGCCTCCCCTGAATCCGGGCTAGAGGTCCGTGACCGAATGTGGCTCAAGATTACCATTCCCAACGCTTTCATCG GCTCGGATGTGGTGGACTGGCTGTACCACAACGTGGAAGGCTTCACTGACCGGCGAGAGGCCCGCAAGTATGCCAGCAACCTGCTGAAAGCTGGCTTCATCCGCCACACTGTCAACAAGATCACCTTCTCCGAGCAGTGCTACTACATCTTCGGCGACCTCTGTGGCA ACATGGCCAACCTCTCCCTCCACGATCACGACGGCTCCAGCGGCGCCTCCGACCAGGACACGCTGGCCCCTCTGCCGCACCCAGGGGCCGCTCCTTGGCCCATGGCTTTCCCTTACCAGTACCCGCCGCCCCCACACCCCTACAATCCGCACCCAGGCTTCCCAGAGCTGGGGTACAGCTATGGCGGGGGCAGCGCCAGTAGTCAGCACAGTGAAG GCAGCCGGAGCAGTGGGTCCAATCGTAGCGGCAGCGACCGGCGGAAGGAGAAGGACCCTAAGGCCGGGGACTCGAAGTCGGGCGGCAGTGGCAGCGAATCGGACCACACGACCCGCAGCAGTCTGCGGGGGCCGCGGGAGCGGGCGCCCAGCGAGCGCTCGGGTCCTGCCGCCAGCGAGCATAGCCACCGCAGCCACCACTCGCTGGCCAGCAGCCTGCGCAGCCATCACACGCACCCAAGCTACGGCCCCCCTGGGGTGCCCCCTCTCTACGGGCCCCCCATGTTGATGATGCCCCCACCGCCCGCGGCCATGGGGCCCCCGGGAGCCCCTCCGGGCCGCGACCTGGCCTCTGTGCCCCCCGAACTGACCGCCAGCAGACAGTCCTTCCGCATGGCCATGGGAAACCCCA CCAAGAATTTCGGGCTGTTTGACTTTCTGTGA
- the DVL3 gene encoding segment polarity protein dishevelled homolog DVL-3 isoform X2 codes for MGETKIIYHLDGQETPYLVKLPLPAERVTLADFKGVLQRPSYKFFFKSMDDDFGVVKEEISDDNAKLPCFNGRVVSWLVSAEGSHPEPAAFCADSPAELPPPMERTGGIGDSRPPSFHPHAGGGSQENLDNDTETDSLVSAQRERPRRRDGPEHTTRLNGTAKGERRREPGGYDSSSTLMSSELETTSFFDSDEDDSTSRFSSSTEQSSASRLMRRHKRRRRKQKVSRIERSSSFSSITDSTMSLNIITVTLNMEKYNFLGISIVGQSNERGDGGIYIGSIMKGGAVAADGRIEPGDMLLQVNEINFENMSNDDAVRVLREIVHKPGPITLTVAKCWDPSPRGCFTLPRSEPIRPIDPAAWVSHTAAMTGTFPAYGMSPSLSTITSTSSSITSSIPDTERLDDFHLSIHSDMAAIVKAMASPESGLEVRDRMWLKITIPNAFIGSDVVDWLYHNVEGFTDRREARKYASNLLKAGFIRHTVNKITFSEQCYYIFGDLCGNMANLSLHDHDGSSGASDQDTLAPLPHPGAAPWPMAFPYQYPPPPHPYNPHPGFPELGYSYGGGSASSQHSEGSRSSGSNRSGSDRRKEKDPKAGDSKSGGSGSESDHTTRSSLRGPRERAPSERSGPAASEHSHRSHHSLASSLRSHHTHPSYGPPGVPPLYGPPMLMMPPPPAAMGPPGAPPGRDLASVPPELTASRQSFRMAMGNPSEFFVDVM; via the exons ATGGGCGAGACCAAGATCATCTACCACCTGGACGGGCAGGAGACGCCGTACCTGGTGAAGCTGCCCCTGCCCGCCGAGCGCGTCACCTTGGCGGACTTTAAGGGCGTTCTGCAACGACCCAGCTATAAGTTCTTCTTCAAGTCTATGGACGACGATTTCGG AGTGGTGAAGGAGGAGATCTCGGACGACAATGCCAAGCTGCCCTGCTTCAATGGCCGGGTGGTGTCCTGG CTGGTGTCGGCTGAAGGCTCACACCCAGAACCAGCAGCCTTCTGTGCTGACAGCCCGGCAGAACTGCCACCGCCCATGGAGCGCACAGGAGGCATCGGCGACTCCCGGCCCCCATCCTTCCA CCCTCACGCTGGTGGGGGCAGCCAGGAGAACCTGGACAACGACACAGAGACTGACTCCTTGGTGTCTGCCCAGCGAGAGCGGCCACGCCGGAGGGATGGCCCAGAGCACA CAACCCGGCTGAATGGAACTGCCAAGGGGGAGCGGCGACGAGAGCCAGGGGGTTATGACAGCTCCTCCACCCTGATGAGCAGCGAGTTAGAGACCACCAGCTTCTTTGATTCAGATGAGGATGATTCCACCAGCAG GTTCAGCAGCTCCACAGAGCAGAGCAGCGCCTCACGCCTGATGAGAAGACACAAGCGGCGGCGGCGGAAGCAGAAGGTTTCCCGGATTGAGCGG TCTTCGTCCTTCAGCAGCATCACGGACTCCACCATGTCACTCAACATCATCACCGTCACTCTCAACATGG aaaagtataacttcTTGGGCATCTCCATCGTGGGCCAAAGCAACGAGCGTGGTGATGGAGGCATCTACATCGGCTCCATCATGAAGGGTGGGGCCGTGGCTGCTGATGGACGCATTGAGCCAGGAGACATGCTGTTACAG GTAAACGAGATCAACTTTGAGAACATGAGTAACGATGACGCAGTCCGAGTACTTCGGGAAATTGTGCACAAACCAGG GCCCATCACCTTGACTGTAGCCAAGTGCTGGGACCCAAGTCCACGTGGGTGCTTCACACTGCCCAGGA GTGAGCCCATCCGGCCCATTGACCCCGcggcctgggtctcccacactgcagccaTGACCGGCACCTTCCCTGCCTACGGCATGAGCCCTTCCCTGagcaccatcacctccaccagctcctccatcaccagctccatcCCTGACACAGAGC gcctaGACGACTTCCACCTGTCCATCCACAGTGACATGGCTGCCATAGTAAAAGCCATGGCCTCCCCTGAATCCGGGCTAGAGGTCCGTGACCGAATGTGGCTCAAGATTACCATTCCCAACGCTTTCATCG GCTCGGATGTGGTGGACTGGCTGTACCACAACGTGGAAGGCTTCACTGACCGGCGAGAGGCCCGCAAGTATGCCAGCAACCTGCTGAAAGCTGGCTTCATCCGCCACACTGTCAACAAGATCACCTTCTCCGAGCAGTGCTACTACATCTTCGGCGACCTCTGTGGCA ACATGGCCAACCTCTCCCTCCACGATCACGACGGCTCCAGCGGCGCCTCCGACCAGGACACGCTGGCCCCTCTGCCGCACCCAGGGGCCGCTCCTTGGCCCATGGCTTTCCCTTACCAGTACCCGCCGCCCCCACACCCCTACAATCCGCACCCAGGCTTCCCAGAGCTGGGGTACAGCTATGGCGGGGGCAGCGCCAGTAGTCAGCACAGTGAAG GCAGCCGGAGCAGTGGGTCCAATCGTAGCGGCAGCGACCGGCGGAAGGAGAAGGACCCTAAGGCCGGGGACTCGAAGTCGGGCGGCAGTGGCAGCGAATCGGACCACACGACCCGCAGCAGTCTGCGGGGGCCGCGGGAGCGGGCGCCCAGCGAGCGCTCGGGTCCTGCCGCCAGCGAGCATAGCCACCGCAGCCACCACTCGCTGGCCAGCAGCCTGCGCAGCCATCACACGCACCCAAGCTACGGCCCCCCTGGGGTGCCCCCTCTCTACGGGCCCCCCATGTTGATGATGCCCCCACCGCCCGCGGCCATGGGGCCCCCGGGAGCCCCTCCGGGCCGCGACCTGGCCTCTGTGCCCCCCGAACTGACCGCCAGCAGACAGTCCTTCCGCATGGCCATGGGAAACCCCAGTGAGTTCTTCGTGGATGTGATGTGA